Genomic window (Lampris incognitus isolate fLamInc1 chromosome 3, fLamInc1.hap2, whole genome shotgun sequence):
AATTGTTTTAAAGTGTTTATATTCTCAATTCATAGATGCTTTTAACCAAAGCCATTTACTAAAACCAATAATTTGCAGATTGTTTATCTACCGATTGCTAATTTGTCAATGTGTCACCACTGCCTGTTGCATTATGGCATGTCAGTCTGCAGCAGTCACACCAACAGTGAAGTCACTAATAAGCAAGTACCAACAAGGTTGATATAAAGAATTGACAACACGAAGTTGTGTAGCTACACCGCTGTcatccatccatgatctgaattgcttatcctgctctgagggtcgctggagcttatttccagcagtcactgggcggcaggcggggagacaaactggacaggccgccaggcgacGTTTGCCCCAAAGCTGTCTTCCAGTCCAATGTCGTGGCTGAGTGTCTGATCTAAACAACCACGCGAGAACCGAGCCGTCTTGTCAATCATTTCAGAGTAACACAATATGTAACAAAAGATGAGGTCGTAGCAACCCAGTTCAAACGCATATAATCGTTCATAGGtcttaataaacgttgtgtccagatgaattcaacttggtgactttcttacctgggttattgagcatgcactatGACGCTTGTACGGCAGCTGAATTGTTGCGAAAAGCTCTTTCATTGTAACTGtggttggctcttaaaagagccttttgAGGTGTTTCAGGACGACGTGTCCATCTACTTCTTCTTGGCGACTGCCTTCTTTGGCTTGGCCGCCTTCGGCTTGACCGTCTTGGGCTTAGCAGCCTTCTTAGCTGCGGCCTTCTTGGGAGTAGCGGGCTTTTTGGCCGCCTTCTTGGGGCTTTTGGCGGCCTTCTTGGGGCTCTTGGGCTTCTTGGCCGCGGCAGGTTTCTTTGCCTTCTTCGGGGATTTCTTGGCGGCTGCGGGTTTCTTCACCGCTGCCTTCTTGGCGGCGGGCTTCTTGGGCGCTACCTTCTTTACTTTTACCGCTTTCTTGGCGGGTTTCTTGGCCTCGTCAGCTTTCTTGTTGATTTTAAAAGAGCCGGAGGCGCCAGTCCCTTTGACCTGCACCAGAGCGCCCTTGGTTACCAGGCTCTTGACGGCCACTTTGACGCGGGCCTTGTTCTTCTCCACGTCGTAGCCGTCGGCGACCAGAGCCTTCTTCAGCGCTGCCAAAGAAACGCCGCTCCTCTCCTTGGAGGCCGACACGGCCTTGACGATGAGCTCCGCGACGCTGGGGCCGCTCTTCTTGGCTCGGGGGGCTTTCTTCTTGGCCGCCTTCGCCGGAGCGGCGGTGGCGGCTGCCGGAGCGGGAGCGACTTCTGCCATGTGGTCTTTAGTCTTCTTCGACTGCTCGGAAGCACAAGCTAACAACAGTGAGTAGGCTGATAGAGGAGGAGAGGCGCAGGCACGGATATAAACCCAATGTGAGAACCAGAGAGACTCAACTGCCCCGGTTTGGCGTCTGTGTGCTGCCCGAGCGCTGCTACACTTGTGTTTTCTCTCTCCAATAAAACACCAAAAATCGCCTTCTCGAGTCAAAAATCACTCATAAACAATATAGATCATAAAGGAGACCGTTGGCACTTTATATTAAACCCAGTTAGGGTGGAGCAGACGTTTGCCTTCTGTTTCAAGACATGTGAAACCTCATCTATATGCTGCCAGTAACTGCAACACGCTCCGAGATTCGGCTCCTAATTTATTTTTAAACGATTGGATTCAAATCAACAGTCGTTTACCAGTTGCTTGAATTGTTTGACAAACATAGACAAGGAAAAGTAGTCGTCATTTCCAGAGAACTTCGTTTTAAAATCATGTTTTCTTCATGTGGGCAAACAcactcttggtggtgctctgtggccCTTCAGCTTAACTTCCTGTGTGAGATGGACAAGTGGCTGGAAACATTTATTTTATATTGGATGCATTAAGAAACTACTACAGAATAGTAACATCTAAATAAATTGGTTTAAATCTATGGATAACAGTTTATTGTAATACATATCTAACCTGCTGGTACTGTAGACTTGCAGTGTTCTATGGTATTCTATTGTCCACAATGTGTTGAATGTGCACTCAATGTACAAATATCAGCCATGAAAGTTAACTCAGAAGGCAAAATATGCATGTGTATGAGGAGCTCaagtttataataataataatactaataataataataatgcattgagTTTGTATAGCGCTTCTCATCTGCAGAGACAGATCTAATAGCACTTCACAGATAAAAGACAAGTAAAAGGAAAGAGTAgagtaaaatgaaataaaaagagTATTAAAACAAGAGTGGGCCACTATAAAAGGTTTTAAAGAAGGCCTGACGATAAATAAGGGATTTAAGACCAGTTTACAAAACCTTGACGGAAGGGACAGTTCTGAGATATTccgggagggagttccagaggcaTAAGGAAAAAGAGCAGAGGGCTCGGTCTCCCATCGTCTGTAGACCTGTAGGGGGAATGTGGAGTGTAATAAACCCTGTAAGTGGATTTCCAATAAGACCCTGGTGCATGCCAGTGAAAGTAATTAACGCGTGCCGGCATCAGCTGTTGCATACACAAATAATGTCCAGACGTTTCTGTTGATTTGCTTCTTCACATTTATTACTCACACACTTCTTTTACAGCGTTTCTTTGTATTCAAGGACGTCAAACTTCATCTTTCTCACAGTTAGGTAGCCTATAGTAACTTTACACTGCTACTCTATTCTCGACGCCTCGGATGCGGTCAAAAAACTGTATGCCACCTAGCATCCACACCTGACCTCATTACCCCACTTGTATAAATGCACTTCCCACAATAAGACACTGCTACCTACTGACCAAAAGGTGAATTGACTCAAAATAAACATACATAAATGGCTGTTACACTCAAGCCCCTAATTGTTGATGGCAGGTAGACACAACAATTCTAAACAATATAAAAAAGCCATTAAACACAGTGTTTTTATGACAGAGGTACCTTGATACTTTCATACTCAAACATGGTGCATTAGCATCAGTTATGCATCTGAAGCCGCCTTTAATAGGCAAAGTTTGGTTATAGGTCTTTCTATAACATTACACTTTGTTTTGAGACGAACAGACTGCACCAGACCATTCTTGTCAAGAAAGGTTTCTAACACTCTGCCGAGTATCCAAGAGCCACGAGGAGCAGTCGAGTCCACTATTAAGACGATATCCCCAGGAACGAAACTTCTTTTCTCTTGGTTTAATTTTTGCCGTGCCTGAAGCAGAGGAAGGTATCCCTGCACCCATCGTTTCCAGAACAAATCTGAAATATATTGAACCTGCCTCCACCTCATTTTCACATACAGATCCTCTTTCACAAACAGTCCAGGTGGTACAGCAGGTTTGCCTTTCATGAGGCGAATATGATTTGGCGACAGAGGTTCAAGATCATTCGGATGCCCAGACAGAGCAGTGATGGGCCGATCGTTCCATGTGGCCTCAACCTCACAGAGAACTGTATGAAGTCCGTCATCGTCCAGTGTCTGCTGATGTAAGATAGAGCTAAGCACTTTCCTGATCATCCGAATGACACGTTCCCAAACACCACCATAATGTGATGCTGATGGTGGATTAAAACTCCACTTGACTCCATGTTGAAGCAGGGCTCCTTGTATTTTGTTGTGCTCTAATCCTGCAAGAACTTCCCTTAAATCCCTTTCTGCGCCAACAAAATTGGTCCCATTGTCGGATCGCATATGAGAAACTGGGCCTCTTCTGCTCATAAATCTCCACAAAGCATTAATGCATGCACCGGTGTCCAATGAGTTCGCTATATCCAAGTTAACAGCTCTGCTTGCCAAACAGGTGAAAACCACCCCATAACGTTTACAGAAGCTTCTCCCTCTCTTGACCTCGATTGGCCCAAAATAGTCGACTGCGACATTCGTAAACGGAGGGAGGTCAGGCAAAACCCTTTCCACTGGCAGGTCCGCCATTTTTTGTTCACTTGCTCTTCCAGTGTAGCGTCTATAAGTACAGCAGTCAGATATGATTTTCCTGATAGCTGAATTAGCATTTGTAATCCAGTACTTCCTCCTTACCTTGGATAGCGTATGGTTTCTTCCACTGTGACCCAGCTGTTGGTGAATATGCTGAAGGATGAGTGTTGAAATATGCTGATCTTTTGAGATCTTGATTTCATCTGGCAGCGCTGCCCTACTCAGTCGTCCTCCAGCTCTAAGCAGACCATCTTCCAGGCGTGGATTCAGTTTGTAAATAGAACGTTCCTTTCTGACTGCAGACTTTCCAGATGAAAGTACGTCAATTTCCTCCTTGAACCGCTGCTGCTGAGCATAACGAATGATGCACATTTCTGCTTCAAGAAGGTCGTCTGGCCCCCACATGCACTTCTGACCTTCATCTCCAACTGCATATGACTTGATGGCTTATTTGCATCAGAAGCCTGCAACTCCTTTCTCCTTTGGCTCAACTTCAACAGTGTCCTCTTTACCTTGAGGAACCAGGCAGCAGCAACCTTAAGCCTCCTCCAGTCAGAGAAATAAGCAATAAGTTGGCCAGTAGCATCATGTGAGTCCTTGGCAATTACAGCGTTCACAGTGAAGTCTTTCTTGACTTCTGGGTCGTCCAATAAAATGGCGTTTTCCACAGTACTTCCTGGCCAACACTTCTCTGGATTCCAAAGAAAGTCAGGCCCTTTAATCCATCTGCTGCCAATCAGTAGGTCGTCAACTTTTATACCTCTGGACGCGTCGTCTGCCGGATTGTCTTTGGTGTTGACATAACTCTATTGTGACACCTTTGTAGCGTCTGTGATGGTTGAAACCCGGTTTGCCACAAAAGTATGAAAGCGCCTGTCC
Coding sequences:
- the LOC130110455 gene encoding histone H1-like is translated as MAEVAPAPAAATAAPAKAAKKKAPRAKKSGPSVAELIVKAVSASKERSGVSLAALKKALVADGYDVEKNKARVKVAVKSLVTKGALVQVKGTGASGSFKINKKADEAKKPAKKAVKVKKVAPKKPAAKKAAVKKPAAAKKSPKKAKKPAAAKKPKSPKKAAKSPKKAAKKPATPKKAAAKKAAKPKTVKPKAAKPKKAVAKKK